In Hyla sarda isolate aHylSar1 chromosome 9, aHylSar1.hap1, whole genome shotgun sequence, the following proteins share a genomic window:
- the LOC130291953 gene encoding olfactory receptor 1019-like — translation MDQTNVSVVKYFIIAGISEVPMIRIIIFLLVLLIFVLTFGGNLSIVLLVCLDPQLHTPMYFFLCNLSIVDITCSTNNLHNLLLSFLSGDNTVSVLRCTVQIFIFLSLTCGELLILAAMSYDRYMAICNPLHYNMIMNGRLCTLLAIMCWGMGTVESIPIFLELLRVSCYKSNMVNHFFCDIMPVLKLSCSDARFLDLYILTVGVVISAFCPFLMTCVSYVFIIVTILKIRSTTGRRKAFYTCSSHLTVVSLLYTTLAIQYMRPHSLVNLGSNKLISLFNTAAVPILNPLIYSLRNKDIKAAFRRRMRWDFF, via the coding sequence ATGGACCAGACAAATGTAAGTGTGGTAAAATATTTCATCATCGCTGGGATCTCTGAGGTCCCTATGATAcgcattattatttttcttttggtTCTCCTTATTTTTGTTCTCACATTCGGTGGCAACTTGTCTATTGTTCTCCTGGTCTGCCTGGACCCTCAGCTCCACACCCCCATGTATTTCTTCCTATGTAACTTGTCCATTGTAGACATCACTTGCTCAACAAACAATTTGCATAACCTTCTTCTATCTTTCTTATCAGGAGATAACACTGTTTCAGTCCTGAGATGTACAGTTCAGATCTTTATATTTTTGTCCTTGACGTGTGGTGAGCTTTTAATCCTGGCTGCCATGAGTTACGACCGATATATGGCTATATGTAATCCTTTGCATTATAACATGATCATGAATGGTAGATTATGTACACTTCTAGCCATCATGTGCTGGGGAATGGGCACGGTGGAGAGTATCCCCATTTTCTTGGAATTACTCAGAGTCTCTTGTTATAAATCCAACATGGTCAACCACTTTTTCTGTGATATAATGCCGGTGCTGAAGTTGTCTTGCAGTGATGCCCGTTTCCTAGACCTTTATATACTCACTGTAGGAGTTGTCATTTCAGCTTTTTGTCCTTTTCTCATGACATGTGTTTCCTACGTCTTCATTATCGTAACAATCCTCAAGATCCGCTCCACCACCGGCAGGCGTAAGGCCTTTTACACATGTTCCTCACACCTCACGGTTGTCAGTCTTCTCTACACCACTCTTGCCATCCAGTACATGAGGCCACATTCCTTGGTCAACTTAGGATCAAACAAACTGATATCTCTGTTTAACACGGCGGCTGTTCCCATATTAAATCCATTGATTTATAGTTTAAGAAATAAAGACATCAAAGCTGCTTTTCGAAGGAGGATGAGATGGGATTTTTTTTAG